The genomic stretch TGGAATGAGAAGAGTCAGGGTAATTATATCAAACATGGCATGACTCAAATGAGTTTTCTGTAAATAGCTGTATCTGTGcatatattaaatataactactagTGGCCATTCGGACTATGAATGGTTATTGGTTAGTAATGCTGGGATTGTATGAATGGTTATTGGTTAGAACAATGCTGGGATTGTATGAATGGTTATTGGTTAGTAATGCCATTCGGACTATGTAACCCTCCAACAAGCTTTCTAAGGCTAATGAATAATGTACTTCGCTCTTTTATCGATAAATTCATCGTCATATATTTGGATGATATTGTTATATAGAGTGTCTACAGGAGGAAGATATACAAACATTTCTAGTGTTTATTTCGTGATTTTTCTTTCTCACCATTTAATATACCTATCTAATTGTGTAGTCTATTTCTATATATAAATAGCCACTCAATTCCTATTAGAGTTATATCTTGTAGAGGTTTTGGATCTAGTGATATTAGAGCCTGTTAGCCTTGTAAAAAAGGCAGTGATTGCGGTTCCACCATTACGCAAAAAAAATACTTAGGAACTTTTGTTAATGTTTACATACATCGACTTACGTTAGCTGATTAACCGCTCCCACCAAATCAATATAAACTAGCTGTGAAGGTAAATGAGACGAGAAAGTGTAGCTGTAGCTGTACGAAGTTCAATGTAAGCTATTGTTATTTGTCCCTTCTTCCAATATCCATTTCTCTAATTGACTTTGTGTTATACATGTTCTGTGGTGTCAGATTTTGGGAAACTTGAAGAAGAATGCTGAGTCATTATTGCTGTTCACTGTGATGAAGAACTTACGACATATTGGCTATATGCTAAAGGTATTCTTTTGAAGTATCATATTTCTGTGCTTTCTCTTGCATGCGTGTGTAAGACTTTCTTTAAGACATCTGACTTGCGTTGCAGAAGTTGCTGAATATGTTGCATTTAGGAGTGACCTGCGTATAGAAATATCTAAAGTGGTAATTGTACTCCCATCGGTTTCACTACCTCGGTGTATCTTGTTGTAAACATCAGTTTGAAGACTGAGAGGGTCGTTAAAGTTCTTGAAATACCGGCAGTACTCTATATTTGAAAAGTGTCCTGAATTGTTTCCCCCAATGATCCTGCTGTTAATTTTGTATATGGCACTAGAATTGGTGCCAGACGAGTATATGAGATCTGAAAGTTAATTATTTTCTATAAAATTAGTTGAAAAAAAAAGGTATCAGATCTaagttaaaagaaaaaaaaatgaaagaaatggGTAACAAATAAGGAGTAGTATTTTACTGTTAGGGAGATTCTGGAGCATGAAAGAATTTGGAGAAGTATGTGCTAGGTTAGAGACTTTCACTCAGCACTATTTCTCATATTATTGCTTACTAAGGTATTAGGTTTTAATGTTTTATGTAATGTTTTGGAAAAACTGATTGATACTAAAATTTCATTAGAAATAGGCTTTAACTCATTAAAGTTCTGTGACAGCTATGCTATCAGAAAAATTGCATGTTGCAATTCGCAATGTTTCATATAGATCATCTTTTGCTGGCTTGAGAAACTGATTCTACTCCAGTTAGACTTACCTCTCTGTTTTTATTTTATGGCCAAATATTTCTCCGTGAATCTGTGAAGCTTCTTAGTAATACTTTAAAGAAACAGTATCTGTCTTcttttacttgttttattgatgACAATAATAGTATTTTGATGTTCGACATTAAACAATAATATATTTCATTTTTTTGGTGTTATTGGCTTGGATTTCCCCTAAATAAGGCAAGTTATATTCCCATATTCCCATTCCTCTCACTCTTAATATCCATTATCCATTTCTTCCCTATCCTTTTTTCTTTTGCTGCGGTGCAGAGTGATGTTTGAGAATAACCattcgtgtgtgtgtgtgtggagcGGAGAGGGCTTTGGAGTTTGTAGTCTGTATTCTATCATTATCTATTTGTTATAGATTTGTGCAGTGTATATTTGATGTATGtttatgagttttttttttcatgCGCTGATCAATTCTTGTTGTACCAAAAATGTCTTAATTGCTTTCTGTCGGGTCTGTTTTTGGGGCCCTACCTGTCTGCTTAGTTCTTGAAAATTCAGGTTCTGTAGCATCATTCATAATTTGTGTCGCTTTTTGGCAGCTATATGCTCTGAAGGATGGGGAAGCACGGGCAATGTGGGAAGAAATAGGAGGTCAAATGACAATTTTAAATCTTGAACGATATGGCCATTTTGATTGGTCCCTGTATGTTTGCTAGTTAACTACTACACTTTGTCTATTGACTAATTTGAAGTTTAAAAGAAATTACTTTAAAGTTTAAACAACTAAATTTTTGGTAACCTTTCTTTTAAACAGTAACCTGCACTAGTTTACTATTTTTACTTTCCTGGGTACAGTTTTGAGGGTGTCATTGTAGATTCAGCTGAAGTGAAAGATGTCATATCGAGGTAATTATTTTTTTGATTATTTGATATTTTATACATCGGAGTGTATGATAATTTAAGGGTTGTCCTCAACCTTTTACTTTCGTACATTGTGTTACAAATGAATTGTCATTGTGAATTGTCGTTATGTTGGATTGGTATTAAGTAAGATACTTCCAACTGAAATTAATAGTTTGCCTGTCATATTTGTTGCTGCTAAACTAAGTTTCTACGTACAGAGATTTTACGAGCTCTATATTTTTGCAGCCTCATGCAGGAACCATTTTGTTCTGTACCACTTGTATGGATAATTCAAGAGGATAGTCTTGCAAAGCGCCTTTTACATTATAATCGGATGGAATGGCAACCTCTAATATCTCACTGGAGACATGTATTCAGTAGGGCTGATGTTGTTGTCTTTCCTGATTTCTCTCTCCCGGTACACATGCCATTTCAGTTTTTTCTTGTGTCGTTTTTTACCTTTCTAGTGATATATGCGATTTTGTTACTGTTAATTTTTCTCTCAGTCTTCATATCTCTGTGTATCAGATGTTATATAGTTCTCTAGACAGTGGAAACTTCTTTGTCGTTCCGGGATCACCAATAGATGTATGGGCTGCTGAAAGCTATGTCAAAAACCATTCCAAAGCCATGTTGAGGATGAGCAGTGGATATAGTGCAGATGATGTACTGGTTTTAGTTCTTGGAAACTCCGTCTTCTACAATGAACTGTCATGGGATTATGCTGTTGCCATGCATACTATCGGACCTCTTCTTACAAAGTATGCAAAGGGAAAGGATGACAGTGGATCCTTCAAATTCATCTTCTTATGTGGCAATGCCAGTGAGGGCTATAATGATGATTTGGAGGTGTTTAAAACATAACTTTTCTGCAGtacttattttcatttatttcaaatttTTCTGTGGAGTATAGTGTGGTCTAAATCTATCGAAATATATCTTATACCTTGTTTGGAATTTTGATGAAGGGATTTTGAGGGAAAGAGAGGTgaggaaaaaggaaaaaagatgctTTCCATTTTTTGGTTAGTAAATTGGATTGGGGAAATTTAGTGATTCATTTTCTCTTTTACCCTCTTTTACCCAAGCCAAATATGAATAGCAACATTGGAAATATTTGAGAGGAAAACATTATTGACTCATAGCCCCTCCCCTTCCACCACTCATCCTTCCACCTCTGCCCCTCCTAGTCTCGTATTATTGTACCAAACCTTAGTTTTGATGAAGCAATATCAGCCTTCGTGCAAACAATTGTTCTTCATTGGAGATAGATTTTATGGGTTCTACCTTGTTTCGATGCAAGGATGCTAAACATAAAGAGTTACTTATGAAACCATAGTACCCTTAACCCCATGGCAATAATTATAGGAACCGATTAGTCGAGCTCGAGCTAAGTTATCAAACTAAGTTACCAAAGGGGATATAAATTGTTGTGACCACAATTGAGGTGTTGGCTTATTCTATGTTCATGTATCACGGAGGAGGATATCATGCAGAATCATCCAGATCAAAGTAGCATTTATTCACATCCATTGCATTTGCAGGCACTACTTTTGACATTTTTTCATGACTTTCTTATTCCGTTTTTAGCACATTCTCTTACCCTTTTCCGATCCAAATGGCCCCTTCATTTCTTTGGTGAAACTAtgttcttatttcattcataCGGTCAGGGTGTTGCTACACGGCTAAGACTTAATCCAGGATCACTGGGGCACTACCGTATGGACCATGATGTGAATGGAGCGATACTGATGGCAGACATTGTTCTGCATGGATCATCACATGAAGAACAAGCTTTCCCTCCATTCCTAATTAGAGCCATGTCCTTCGGGATACCCATTATTGTGCCTGATATTTCAGTAACTAGGAGATATGTGAGTTTCTGGAGCTCTGATATTTGACATTAATTTggacaatcttttttttttttctgtgtcGCGCGTGTTTTGCTTGGTAAAAGGTTCCTCATTTTGTAGGTTGTTGATGGTGTCCATGGGATGATTTTCTCTAAACACAATCCCGATGATTTGCTAAGAGTCTTCTCAATTTTAATAGCAAATGATAAGAAGTTGTCCAAATTTGGTCATGCTGTTGGATCTGCCGGGAAGCTCCTTGCCAGGAACTTATTAGCTTCAGAATCAATCGCAGGCTATGCCAAACTTATGGAAAACATTCTTAGTTTTCCTTCAGATGTTTTTTTGCCCGCTCCAACTTCTGACATTCAACAGGACTCCTGGGATTGGAATTCCTTTATTGACGTGATGGAACAATCAACTGATAATGATGAAGGCAATATAGTAGGAGATCCCAGTATTGTCATTAATCTTGAGGAAGAATTCAGTAGAACTGCTTCTCTGAGAAATAATTCTGAGGAAAACAATGAGCTTGCAGGACAGGATGTGGTGAGTGCGGAAGATGTAGATGATGTTGAAGAAATAGCCAGCTTTGAAGAATTCCAGAGATTAGAGATGGATCAGGCATTTCCCTTGCCTTCTGACTtttgtttattttcccatatCCATGGTATCAATTCTCGGTCTCGTGCTTAATCTCATAGTCGGTGATCATGGCCTGATCTCTGTAGCTGGCCCATAATCTGCTGATACGACACAAATGTGCAGTAGTTTGATATTCAAAAGCATGGTAACTTTGTCGTGATGCGGCTTTGTGACCCAGATTTAATACCATTCCCTCATCCCTCTCATTCCGTCCAATTTGTTTTCACCCTTTGTTTTATATTCCTTGGCGATCGAGTTATTGCGTAAACTAATCAAATTGTTTGTTGCTGCACAGATTGATGAGAGAATGGAGAAGGATCCTGGTACTTGGGATGAGATATACCGAAATGCTCGTAAATCTGAAAAGCTCAGATTTGAAGTAAATGAAAGGGATGAGGGTGAGCTACAAAGAACAGGCCGTTTGTTGTGCATTTATGAGGTGTATAGTGGAGCTGGGGCCTGGCCTCTTTTGCATCATGGTTCCTTGTATCGTGGGTTAAGTCTGGTAAGTTCCCTAAGAATCTCAAATATTTCCATGTATTTCTATCACATACTTCCATGCTTATGATATATTGCTTCCTGCTTTTGTGGTACTTCAATTATTATATATCTTCGATTCGATTTTTTTTGGATAAATCATATGATTAAATGCTGAAGGTGGTAATAGAATGATAAAACTTAATATACTAAGCTTGGATCATAAAATCCAGAAGTTTAAAGCTATTTGTTCTGAGGCAAACATTGTAAAATCTTCACCCCAAAATGGCAACTAAAAAACACCACAGAACCCCGAGAATACAAATGGTAACAGAAATCTACCTTGGTGAAGGCAGGGCTAAATGTGAAGACTGATGCCAGTTACTATGGTTGAAGTGCTGACAATAATTCTTTTTCCTTATTTGGGATAGTATCTTTGCAAAAGCCTTTTCGAAATTAACTAAATTCTCCTTTTCTTATGGAGTCCTAAGATTTTACTCTTAAAATTCTTTGTGGTGTGACAATGGATTAGTACTTAATTATGTATTTTAGTTATGTATTTAGGGTGAGCTTCTGAAAGGCTACTCAAATTTGGAATGCTTATTATGACTTTATGAGACTCTTACTTCCCTATAAACCTCATTACCAGCATGGTCCACTCGTAATCAACATTAAGACGGTCTTCTGAGTGAGCCAAGTCTGGCTAGCACCACCCGCTTGTCCAGAATAGAATAATGAACTGATTCACCGTGCCCGACATTCATCTAGTAAAGAAAACAATTGTGATGCATAGGATTCCGTATCCCTTCTGTTTTACCTTTTTCTTATAACATCAGAACTTATCATTCTTGAGTCTTGACCGGTGTTCCCCCAAGAAAGCAAACTGCTGTATCGTAGCCCTAGACTTCCCATTTGCTACAATTTTTGTGTGACTTAATGCTGCAAAACTCTCCAACTTTTCATCACCAATCTCTATCTATGTACTCCCTCCCAATTTTTTTCCCGTCTCCTTTTGTAACTCTCCATGACGGCACTGACCTTATATttcgacacacacacacacagaacTAGGATCAGGTGAGCCCCCCTTATCTTGTTGAGTCCTTAGGTCTTCATCTCAGCCGTTAGATCAAGTAAATGAAGGGccaagatttaaaaaaaaaaacaatagggGGAAGAAGGATGCAGTCCGGCCTGTGGCCGGTACAGGCCAGCCGGCAGTTCGACCGGTGGCCAGGGGGCCGCGCCGGTGAGCTTTCTTTATGTGtgtttttgtgatattgtttagtgtaAGTTTTACTATTGTTTAGTATAATCTGtgatattgtgatattgtttctgaaCTCACTCACTCAAATATTTAGAGGGACTCGCCTAATCCCAACTATATATAGTAATCAGGATCCCAGGAGTcgccctatctttttgagtccctaGTTCGCCATCTTAGCCCTTAGATCAAGAAAATGAAGGCCCTggtgaaaaacacaaaaaccacgTGCGACTCGCTGGCCATTCATGCCACTCGTGCATGTTTTTTTCGTTAGTTTTTCAATGTTAATTCGTGCTATTGTTTGCTATAactcgtgatattgtttagaataTTCTATGATATTGTATCTGGACTCACAGTCTCAAATATTTAGAGGGATTCATGGGATCCGAGCTCTCTGTATAGGGACCAAGTGAGTCCATGCTTGTTGTAACAGTGTAATCTGCATTTTATAACACATGTTTCTCATGTTATGACACAAAAAAAAGGATAAGTACCCTTAGAAACGAAGTTGTAACACTTGGAACTGATAACAAGAAAATGGGAAAATGACCAAaaacaaacataaattaaaaattttgaACTGGAAATAACATGGTTGATTTTACAATGAACTTGACATTTCGTCATCCATCGTCGTCTTTTTCATTTATCTTCATACGACACTTCACATTTTTTCATCGTCCCCTTCGCAAACTGTTGTATCGTATCGTAGCCCTCTGCTTGCTCATTGCATGGCTTATGTGTATAATGATATAATGGAGCATCTAAATAGCTAGTAGATGTTAGTTATCTTTTTGGCTTTGTTAGCCTTTAGAGGATAATTTTGTAATACTACTCCTATTTTCTATTCCTCTTGTGGATGAATAAAAATAGGAGATAATTTTCttgcaaaaataaaaataaaaaataatggtGTGATGTGACTCAAGCTTGCATCACATGTAGACCCGAAATGTTGACCTTTGACCCAAtagacccgaacccgaaatgacccttTTAATTTATGGTCAACATCTGACCCGACCTGACCTATGggtcaaagataaatttatattgAATGTGAATATAAAACATTTATAGCACTAATATTATTGAAATATTAATTATATATTAACATGTTATATTAATATTTGTATTTGCGTTCACCATGAACGGttttaaaggatgattcatgtcagccgaccccaaatcattttgggattaaggctctgatgttgttgttgttgttgttgttgaattttaaattaaaaatacaattaaaaaatCAATGTTATATAACTTTAatactatttattaataaaaaaatttcctaaaataatTGTTAAAATGATTTAAGTTCTACAACTTTTTCAATATAAGTAATGCAAACAATTAAATGACCCCCTTAAGTTTTCTTTGATGTGGTTAAACTCACATCAAAGCAAATTTAGGGGGTCGTTTACCACTTTCGCggattaaaatattaatagttTAATActaaatatgtttttttttttttttcaattttaaaaAAAGGTTTAAAAAAGACGACGGGGGATTTCTTTTACTTGTTTTCCGACCCGTGACTGGACCTGtctgacccgtttgacaggtgtAGTCACGTGTTTTTGAATATACgacgttttatttatttattcatgtGCGTTTGTTGTGCTTATATTCATATCAGTCTAGGAGAACAAGAAGGCTAAGTTCAGATGATGTAGATGCAGCTTATAGGCTTCCGCTATTAAATGACTCTCGGTACCATGATGTTCTCTGTGAAATGGGAGGCCTGTTCTCTATTGCATATAAGGTGGATGACATTCACAAGCGACCATGGATTGGGTTTCAGTCTTGGCGAGCTTCGGGTAAAGAGGTAACTTTCGGAGCTAAGTGATAGTTTATATTGCGGATTACTGTCTTGATGATTAAAATTTCAAGTCTTTCTAGAATTTGTTTGCTTACAAAAAACAATGCTTATGGAGACATATGCTACTATTTATCCTATTCCTGGTTTAAGATTGCGGAATCAGTTGCGATAGCGGTAACGGTGTCGCGGAATCATCCTCGACTCGACCGTCGCGCTCCTAGTCGCGGTTATCGTGGTGATATTATTCGACAAGCTTTTGTAGATGTTTTATCATCTATTGGCCGTTTCATATAAAGTTGAGATAAATTCTGTTTAAAAGAATTTATTTAACCAATGCTATACAATTTTATGAGCTTTTCATTACAAAATTTGACTGATACAAGTTATAACTCGTTCATCGCGGACAATATCGGGCCGAGTTGGCCGATACATAGTCGTCTTGACCGATATTTTCCTATTTTTAATTTACACGAACATATCGAGATATCTCGTATCGGCCTTCTCTGATACCGAAACATCTCAGATTATCAGGTTATACGATATGTCTCGGAAGAGATTAAACCATGATCGTATTACACAAACTATTACACTGTTTGCTAAGCTCATGCTGCATgcttatatactccctccgtaccacaccaaaggtaacacttactataaacggacgtaccacaccaaaggtaacattccttatttggcccacaacattaccaaattatccttatacccatttgatatttacacaaaatgtcattacataccccacctaccaacccacaattaaacacacatttacataccccacctattttttccctctttacccttactttttccaccttttcttaaatactccatttttccctacgttacctttggtgtggtacggagggagtattatatttaTATGTATACGATGAGACAAATCTAGCGCTGTTGTATAAGATGATGCTTCTTATTTCTGAATCCCTATCAGAGGTCAAATTGTAGGTCTGATCGTGTGGTTCAAACAGGTTTCCCTGTCTGTTAAAGCAGAAAAGATTCTCGAAGAAAATATACAACATCACATTAAAGGAGATGTTATGTACTTTTGGACTTCTTTGGACCTGGATCATGCACAAGCTGGCAGAGATAGCTTGATTTCTTTTTGGTCAATTTGTGATGCCTTGAACCGGGGGAACTGTAGGTACAGATTATTGTTTTCAGTTTTTTTTACATTGAATATATGCAATTATTATTCTTGTCCATAAAATGGTTGTTTGTTATTACTATTTCGAGTGGAATTCTGTGCTTCTTCTAGCTGTAAAGTTGAAAGTGAACTGGTTAATTGTGTTACAATTTTATTTTGCCTTCAAAATATTTGGCCCTTTATTGGAAGGTACATTTATGTGGGAACCAGAATGGTGATTAGTCATTTTAGCCTTCAAGA from Silene latifolia isolate original U9 population chromosome 2, ASM4854445v1, whole genome shotgun sequence encodes the following:
- the LOC141643010 gene encoding uncharacterized protein LOC141643010 isoform X1, with amino-acid sequence MGRNSAQLDSPPPVDDGDLTFRSHSDRALSLFKRTHRGKLFDRHFSGGRHRSRRKTFQLKGNSMIYWIILVAVFGFALASMLLQSSITSVFRQGGGGGHRGMPPRGISLGTFLRFHSPDRFLLQGRLHHLRMENRSALRPPKLALILGNLKKNAESLLLFTVMKNLRHIGYMLKLYALKDGEARAMWEEIGGQMTILNLERYGHFDWSLFEGVIVDSAEVKDVISSLMQEPFCSVPLVWIIQEDSLAKRLLHYNRMEWQPLISHWRHVFSRADVVVFPDFSLPMLYSSLDSGNFFVVPGSPIDVWAAESYVKNHSKAMLRMSSGYSADDVLVLVLGNSVFYNELSWDYAVAMHTIGPLLTKYAKGKDDSGSFKFIFLCGNASEGYNDDLEGVATRLRLNPGSLGHYRMDHDVNGAILMADIVLHGSSHEEQAFPPFLIRAMSFGIPIIVPDISVTRRYVVDGVHGMIFSKHNPDDLLRVFSILIANDKKLSKFGHAVGSAGKLLARNLLASESIAGYAKLMENILSFPSDVFLPAPTSDIQQDSWDWNSFIDVMEQSTDNDEGNIVGDPSIVINLEEEFSRTASLRNNSEENNELAGQDVVSAEDVDDVEEIASFEEFQRLEMDQIDERMEKDPGTWDEIYRNARKSEKLRFEVNERDEGELQRTGRLLCIYEVYSGAGAWPLLHHGSLYRGLSLSRRTRRLSSDDVDAAYRLPLLNDSRYHDVLCEMGGLFSIAYKVDDIHKRPWIGFQSWRASGKEVSLSVKAEKILEENIQHHIKGDVMYFWTSLDLDHAQAGRDSLISFWSICDALNRGNCRVAFQKAFRNMYSLPLNAEALPPMPEDSDHWSTLHSWVMPTSSFLEFIMFSRMFVDSLDAMHSDTSTLSECPLGLSEPEKKNCYCRILELLVNVWAYHSARKMVYINPQTGLLKEQHPVDQRKGHMWVKYFNFTLLKSMDEDLAEAADDGDLQSRTWLWPLTGEVHWQGIYEREREQRYRIKMDKKRKIKEKLFERMKYGYKQKSLGG
- the LOC141643010 gene encoding uncharacterized protein LOC141643010 isoform X2; protein product: MWEEIGGQMTILNLERYGHFDWSLFEGVIVDSAEVKDVISSLMQEPFCSVPLVWIIQEDSLAKRLLHYNRMEWQPLISHWRHVFSRADVVVFPDFSLPMLYSSLDSGNFFVVPGSPIDVWAAESYVKNHSKAMLRMSSGYSADDVLVLVLGNSVFYNELSWDYAVAMHTIGPLLTKYAKGKDDSGSFKFIFLCGNASEGYNDDLEGVATRLRLNPGSLGHYRMDHDVNGAILMADIVLHGSSHEEQAFPPFLIRAMSFGIPIIVPDISVTRRYVVDGVHGMIFSKHNPDDLLRVFSILIANDKKLSKFGHAVGSAGKLLARNLLASESIAGYAKLMENILSFPSDVFLPAPTSDIQQDSWDWNSFIDVMEQSTDNDEGNIVGDPSIVINLEEEFSRTASLRNNSEENNELAGQDVVSAEDVDDVEEIASFEEFQRLEMDQIDERMEKDPGTWDEIYRNARKSEKLRFEVNERDEGELQRTGRLLCIYEVYSGAGAWPLLHHGSLYRGLSLSRRTRRLSSDDVDAAYRLPLLNDSRYHDVLCEMGGLFSIAYKVDDIHKRPWIGFQSWRASGKEVSLSVKAEKILEENIQHHIKGDVMYFWTSLDLDHAQAGRDSLISFWSICDALNRGNCRVAFQKAFRNMYSLPLNAEALPPMPEDSDHWSTLHSWVMPTSSFLEFIMFSRMFVDSLDAMHSDTSTLSECPLGLSEPEKKNCYCRILELLVNVWAYHSARKMVYINPQTGLLKEQHPVDQRKGHMWVKYFNFTLLKSMDEDLAEAADDGDLQSRTWLWPLTGEVHWQGIYEREREQRYRIKMDKKRKIKEKLFERMKYGYKQKSLGG